One genomic region from Polynucleobacter sp. MWH-P3-07-1 encodes:
- a CDS encoding glycosyltransferase family 9 protein, whose protein sequence is MTHFSSFKPKKVLFIATRQIGDVLVTTPLISKARELWPEAEFHFLGYRGKLDMLKGNPDIAEIIETSDRPRLPEYLSLFNRLFQRYDLAIVTQPSDRAYLYGLLAAFRRVGVLGGHPQGQTGMDNTDRKAERQNAWKKAICMHTVNVDYFQQHVIVEKLRLLEPFYKNPEDLFSKPISVTPPKEEALTPVIASQLQSPYVVVHPGPLTAYKRWPLSYWQTLMTWLTSQGWQVVLSASPAQQDLQLNQDILSLLDEGTRQKVINTAGQLSIPQAARLMKGALLYVGVDTSITHLAAACNTKTIALFGPTPPTNFGPWPNGFVGTAPYVLRARTQTSDYVTILQGPGECVPCRKAGCDDHPNSLSECLDLLEPSQVIAAIEQSLQ, encoded by the coding sequence ATGACCCACTTTTCGTCCTTTAAACCCAAGAAGGTTTTGTTCATTGCCACACGACAAATTGGTGATGTACTAGTGACTACACCACTCATCTCCAAAGCCCGTGAATTATGGCCTGAGGCAGAGTTTCATTTTCTGGGCTACCGGGGCAAGCTCGATATGCTCAAAGGCAATCCTGATATTGCCGAGATCATTGAAACCTCAGATCGCCCTCGCCTTCCTGAATATCTATCTCTCTTCAATCGTTTGTTTCAGCGATACGATTTGGCAATCGTCACCCAGCCCAGTGATCGCGCCTATCTGTATGGATTATTGGCTGCGTTCAGAAGAGTCGGCGTTCTGGGCGGGCATCCCCAAGGTCAGACTGGCATGGACAATACAGACCGCAAGGCTGAGCGTCAAAATGCGTGGAAGAAAGCCATCTGCATGCACACGGTGAATGTAGATTACTTTCAGCAACATGTCATTGTAGAAAAGCTCCGCTTGCTGGAGCCTTTCTACAAAAATCCCGAAGATCTATTTAGCAAACCGATTTCGGTGACTCCTCCTAAAGAGGAAGCACTTACCCCAGTGATTGCCAGTCAACTGCAATCCCCTTATGTTGTAGTGCATCCCGGTCCCTTGACAGCGTACAAACGCTGGCCACTATCGTATTGGCAGACTTTAATGACTTGGTTGACCTCCCAAGGTTGGCAAGTTGTTCTGAGCGCCTCTCCTGCACAACAGGATCTGCAGCTCAATCAAGACATTCTCTCTTTGTTAGATGAGGGCACGCGGCAAAAAGTGATTAATACTGCAGGCCAGCTTTCCATCCCACAAGCAGCAAGATTAATGAAAGGCGCACTGCTGTATGTTGGAGTCGATACTTCGATCACCCATTTGGCAGCAGCTTGTAATACCAAGACTATTGCCCTTTTCGGCCCTACTCCACCGACCAATTTTGGACCATGGCCGAATGGCTTTGTCGGTACTGCGCCCTATGTACTTCGCGCCCGTACTCAAACCAGTGACTATGTAACGATTTTGCAAGGTCCTGGAGAATGCGTACCGTGTCGCAAAGCAGGCTGCGATGATCATCCCAATAGCCTGAGTGAATGCTTAGATTTACTAGAGCCTTCTCAGGTGATTGCGGCTATCGAGCAAAGCCTTCAGTAA